A stretch of Carya illinoinensis cultivar Pawnee chromosome 14, C.illinoinensisPawnee_v1, whole genome shotgun sequence DNA encodes these proteins:
- the LOC122293699 gene encoding uncharacterized protein LOC122293699 — protein MKTKASRIFKQIIATLSSMAKAKGLDLKRKTKVINSRLIIFSLLHKKKFLMVNSLSHSIQQRKSSISLKLRALLGHHDKHSHDEDDVYVPDQAHPIVPYKDTINAMAIESLPDPTHTELLEEKYYGYLDEADENDEEKYLDFDDQDPVVSIIDFVKNSKEESGKELSLELEHDIDHAADIFIKRFHRQMWMQKQLSFSDAPGDIDAIEECGVS, from the coding sequence ATGAAGACCAAAGCATCCAGGATATTCAAGCAGATAATAGCTACGTTGAGCTCAATGGCCAAGGCTAAAGGCCTGGATctcaagagaaaaacaaaggtCATCAATTCTCGCCTGATTATATTCTCGTTGCTTCACAAGAAGAAGTTCCTCATGGTCAATTCTCTCTCCCACAGTATTCAGCAAAGAAAGAGCTCCATCTCTCTGAAGCTCCGTGCTTTGCTTGGTCATCACGACAAACATTCCCACGATGAAGACGACGTCTATGTTCCAGACCAAGCCCACCCCATTGTTCCCTACAAAGATACCATTAACGCCATGGCCATCGAGTCTCTCCCCGACCCAACTCATACAGAGTTGCTTGAGGAGAAATATTACGGCTACTTGGACGAAGCAgatgaaaatgatgaagaaaagtATCTGGATTTTGATGATCAAGATCCGGTGGTTTCCATAATAGACTTCGTGAAGAATTCAAAGGAAGAGTCTGGGAAAGAACTCAGCCTGGAACTGGAACACGATATAGATCACGCTGCAGACATCTTCATAAAGAGGTTTCATAGACAGATGTGGATGCAGAAGCAGCTTTCCTTTTCGGACGCACCAGGAGATATCGATGCTATAGAGGAGTGCGGAGTCTCTTAA